A window of Hemiscyllium ocellatum isolate sHemOce1 chromosome 35, sHemOce1.pat.X.cur, whole genome shotgun sequence genomic DNA:
GCAGTCATCAACAATATTATGTATGGATTTCTTGCATGCTGAACTCTTCCAGTAAATCTTGTACTTCCAAAAAGTATTTTTCTTCTCAGATTCAAGCTTGATAAACTTTTTCAAATGCATCTGTGCCTTTCTATTTTGATTTATAACATTATCCACCATAGTTTGTATTGAATACAATAATAAACTTACTTCAACTTaggatttaaaaagaaattacatCTTACTGTTTTCTAGAAAATATTCAATCTTGTGGTATATTGGATTTAACGGGTATTAAATCTTCAAAGTAGTACTTTCTTTCTCTTGACATTTTCTTTTTAAGACATTCATCTTACTGTTGTTTTAAATTCTGAAACATCTGaatgacaccaagaacagctatgtaagactccttctcattgactacagttcagccttcaacattattATTCCCTTGAGGCTGATTACTAAACTCAGTGATCTCAGActgagccccactctctgcagctGGATCCTCACttccctgacccacaggccacaatcagtgaaaactGGGGACAATGTTTCATCTtcactaacattcaacactggagcccgcccaggggtgcgtactcaagCCCCTACGTACTCACTGTAAACCCAAGAccgcatcgccaaataccagactaatgatatttacaagttcactgatgacaccaccatattCGATTGAATCTTAGATAGTGACAAagcagactacagatgggaggtggaagacctggaaaaacagtgcactgagaacaacttcgctctcaatgccggcaaaaccaagaaactcattattgactttcagtgggatgttactcatgccccctacacattaacagcacagaggtgagatgagtggagagtgtcaagctcctgggagtggacatccacaacaagcttttttggactcttcatgtggttaCAATTGGAGCATGCactagttacaaaggcccaacaacgtcttttctttctcaggcagctgaggaaatttggcatgacggcgcatacccttgccaacttttattggtgcgtcatcaagagcattctgtctggatgtatcactacctggtatggcaactatacaattcaagatcagagacgattacagagaatggtgaactccatcggacaatcacaaaggccaacctcccatctatagaatccatctaccaggcccactgtcaaggaaaggccgccagtattctcaaagatccatcccaccctggcaatgtttttctacaacttctaccatcagggagaaggtacagaagcctgaacacatgcaccagccggtttcgaaacagtttctacccaactgttgttagaatactgaatgggctctCAAACTCCTAGCCTTCGCCTGTagctctgtttttgtttttggcgCTGTTTACTTATAATTTACTATCTATGCTTcgtaactctgtgatctgcctgtattgcttgcaagacaaagcttttcactgtgccttggtacatgtgacaatacatttaattcaattcaaagttTGTCTTTCAAGTTTTTAATCATGCTGTAAATAAATGCTGTTATTTTCTGTCTctgggtcctgaagaagggtcattgactCGGAATGTTGACTCTGCgttctctcacagatgctgtccgagcctgctgagtttcctcagtaagttctgtttatgtttcagatttccagcagctgcagttatttgttatttttaatctcttggtcttttaaaccttgtggctttgttccattatttattttcctttaacacTTCAAATTCTGCATTGAAGCCATGCTGCATTTCTATTCTGTTTACTGGGCTTCCCATGGTTTTACATTAAAAACGTTGGTTTCTTGCTTTCTGCAAGCAATCTGGATGTGTTCGCACCTCCGTAGCCAAAACTAAGGTTTTCTGTATTTTTCATAGACAAAATCAATGATTTCCCTCCCTACAAGGATTAAGAAGTAAAGTATCTTAACCCAGAAGAGGCATTTGTCTGAACAAGATGTAATTTATAACATAGCAACATGTAGAAGTCATATTGGCTAATAAATAAGTCATGATAAATATTTTATTTGGAAATGATTATGTCATTTGTGTCTTCATCAGGATCTCAAGCTAAACTCCACTTCTCCATACCCAAGATGATATTGGGATTGGGTGGAGCTTGATCCAAACTCCAACATTAACCTTTCCAGAAGCACTACCTCACACAACAGTGTTATTAAATAGATCAATACTCTCGgcctcaatttattttttaatacaAGTTAACAAATCTTTAAGTTAAGAACTAATTTGACCTAGAAAGTACAAGAAAGATAGACAGCTTGGTGAAAAGTGTCCCCTTCACCTTGTGCTCACCTTTCCTATGTCTGTCCCTCCTCTGCATGTGCCAACTGttttgctcagttggctgggttgttggtttacagagtagtgtgatgccaacagtgtgggttcagttcccatcaccggtttgaagatgaaggactctccttctcaacctcttccctcgctTGAGATCTGGTGGCCCTCAGGCTAAATCCCCAtcagttgcttctctctctctctctaatatgaaagcagcccctatggtctggtaagactttggtgacacacacatgcatgtgctGATCCCACAACTGCACATCATTGCTGCCTTGGATGCTGTGGGTCTTCTGCTTCTGATCTGCTGTCAAACACTTCTGAGGCCACACATCCCACACTGATGGTGTCAATTTGAAATCCTCTGAGGATGAAGAATGTTACTTTCACACTCAAAATCTCTGCCAAACATTTCCCAGGTGAACTGAGACAGCAGCTGCGATAAGTGAGGTTTTATTCAGATGGGACAAGTTTAAATCTGGACTTAATCTGCTGCTCAAGGTCACTCCCGTTTTCATCGATCCACTTCCCAAATTTCAGGAAAATTCATATTGTTAATATTTGGAGCACTGTCCTCAAATCTTAATTGCATATGACATCAGAAATCACATAAAATGACTAGGTACAGTGCGTAAAGGAATTTATCAAAATATCCCCTCTTCCCATAACAAAAGGAAAAACATTCTGCAATATAATTTGCAAGTTATTTTACAGATATTGTCCAGTTATATCTCATATTTCACAGTCAGAGTTTGGGTATGCCTTGAATTGCACATATAATCTTGAAGGTGTTCAGCTACATAGTCCGAAGTCATATCTCTGCAAATGAAGTAACATCACTTGCAAATGCTTTGGAGCAGACAGGAGTTGAAGAAACTTGAGGTCAGACTTGACCATCACTCTTTCTCTCCAAACAGGGACGGGTTGAAAGGCTTGCAAGTAAAGACAATGTCTagtctctccttctcaatctgtaCACAGTGTTGTTCAGTTTATGTTAACCCTCTGGGTACAAACACAGCGGGCTGTCCTCACTGCCTGGGGGTTACTCCAAGTCCTGTTTCACTGACATCACACTGCAGGGTGACTCCATTGTTACATCATCATCCCTCAGCACTGGTGATGTCATCACTAGTTGTTTGATGGGAGTGAAAGCTGCTTCTTGTTCTGTGTCCCAGTCCCACTGAACACCCTGCACAGTGAGACTGGGTGCAGAGACACATGTTTTCAATTTGTTGATGTTCTGAGACTTCTCACAACTGTGTGAAGGTATCAGTGTTGAATATATATGGATAGTGTTTCTTTCCAGTGTGAATGCATTGAGGTACCAGGAACAATTTCTAATCGGGGTGAATCCAGTGGTGACTTGGGGGGCTTAAACATGTCACAATTCCTTTATCACAAACCACAAGAGAGTGCATGGTTAATCTCCTGTGTGGATCCTTAGATGGCGCAGAAGTTTTGATGAAACCcggaatgatttgtcacacatgTCACACTTGAacggtttctcccctgtgtgaatgcgttggtgtACATTGAGACTCGATGACTGAGAGAATGATTTATCACACACCTCACATGTGAATGGCTTCTCGCCTGTGTGAATGCGTCTGTGTACGTGGAGGGCCGCTAAGtctgagaatgatttgtcacacacctcacacttggaaggtttctctccagtgtgaatgcGTTCATGTTTGCGGAGGTGTGATGACTGCGAGAATGATTTCTCACATACCTCACAAGTGAATGGTTTCTCACTGGTGTGAATGCGTCGGTGTACGCGAAGACCTGCTAAGTcggagaatgatttgtcacattcCTCGCATACAAATGGTTTTTCCCCTGTATGGATCCTCTGATGCCGCAGGAGTCTCGATGACTGTGAGAATGCCttgtcacacacctcacatttgaaaggtttctcccctgtgtggatacGTTTGTGCATGCGGAGGTTCCCTGCTTCTGAGAATGATTTTGCACACATCTCACATTTGAAGGGCTTCTCCTTGGTGTGAATGCGTTGGTGTGTACGGAGAGATGACGACAGCGAGAACAATTTGTCACATACCTCAcacttgaatggtttctcccccgtGTGAGTCCGTTGATGCATGCTGAGGTGCGATAATTGTGAAAATGATTTGTCACACTCCTTACATGTGAAcggtctctcccctgtgtgaatacgTTGGTGTACACGGAGGTGTGATGACactgagaatgatttgtcacactcCATACAGGTGAATGGTTTCTTCcctgtgtgaatgcgttggtgtGTCTGCAGGATCCCTAACTGAGAGAAcgatttgtcacacacctcacaaatgaatggtttctctcctgtgtgaatgCGCTGGTGTGTGCTTAAGTGTGATGATCTTGAGAATGATTTGTTACACATCCCACATGAGaaaggtttctcccctgtgtgaatgcgttggtgtCGCCGGAGAGTCGACGATGATGGAAATGACTGATTACACATTTcacatgtgaatggtttctctccaGTATGAACATGCCGGTGATAACTCAGGCCCGATGACTGGGCAAAGCACTTATTGCAAAGCTCACACTTAAATGGCTTTTTGCCAATGTAGTTCCACCGATGATTCACTAATGTTAATGTCTGTGTAAAGGCTGGATTGCTGACTTCAAAATTAAATGGTTTCCCTTCCATGTAGCTATTCTTGTGTTAACAGTTTTATAATAGACGATCCTGTGGTAGGTAAACCTCACACTTTAACACTCTCTCACCTGTTGGAATGAGTCAGTAGTTCTTGAGGCTCAATGAGTGACTGAGGCTCGATGAATGACTGAAGCTCTCGCCACACTTGGAGCCACTTCctcttcctcccagccccaccctgactgatcaccCATAGCCGAACCTTCAGAAAGGTTGGTTCTATGGAAGGCTCCACACCACTGACAGTTTCAGATCTGATGATATGTCAGAGCTCCCGTGACCCGATCAATTTCCAGCTGACAGTTTTACTGCCCAACCTTCTCAGTGTTGACCAATACTGTGAAGGGACTGGGTGTCTTCCCACAGTTGGGCAGTTGTTCCTTTGGTGATGGGCAGGATCTATCTGTACCGTCTATCTTCTCTGTATTCTCTGGTGCAGTACAATGCAATCATTCTGTAAAACAGGAAAAGGAAACATGATTTCCTCCAATTAATTCTTCTCCTTTGCTGAAAGGGCTGACTCCTGATTTAGGTTTAATTTATATGTCCACAGGATTTGTGCATGACTGACTTGGgacagtatttactgcccatctgAAACTGCACTGAGGTAGGTGGACTCAGCCACCTTTTTGATTTTGTGCATTCATTGTACTGTAAGGACACAcaaagtgctgttaggaagggaggtcAAGAACATTGACTCAGCTACAATGAAGGCGTGGCAATATAGTTCCATGTCAGCATGGCAGGGGAAATTACAATTGATGGTGTTTTCATGCATCTgcttccttgtccttctagaggtGATAGAGATAATGGGTTTGGTAGGTCCTCACAAATGAGATACCGTTATGCATCTTGTGGATGCTATATGCTGCTGCCACTCTGCGTCTCTGCTGAAGTGCGTCAATGTTGAAGGTGGTAGCTGGGATTTCTATCATGGGGTTGCTTTATCCTGGTTGGTGTCTGACATCTTGGGTGTTGCTGGCGATGCCCTtagccaggcaagtggggagtattccatcacactccttattTGTACCTTGTAAATAGGGCACAGGCTTTGGGCAGTTGGGAGGTGAGCTACTTGTTGTAGGATTccttgtctctgacctgctcttgtggtcaCAGTATTTATCTGGCTGGTCAAGTTCAAGTTCTGGTCAATGTTGATTGTGGGGATTTAACTTTGCCAATGCCATTAAATTTCAAGGTCAAATTCTCTCctgtggagatggtcattgcctggcttgtgtgtcatgaatgttacttaccTGTTACTTGCTACCTGTTGTGTCACGCCTGAATGTTACTCAGGTCTTTCTGCACATCAATGCAGTCGGCTTTCGTATCTGGGGAATTGCAAATGATGCTCAACATTGTggaatcatcagcgaacattcccacttctgatcatAAATGAAGCTGCAAAAGATGGTtggacactaccctaaggaacttTGGAATTAAGTCCTGGGGCTCAGAGACTGATCTCATCAACCACAGTCACCTATCAGTGAGCTACGAATGACTCCAAGCAATGGAGTGTTATTCCATTcttattcccattgactccagttttgtcaaggctccttgatgtcagacttggtcaaatgctgccttggtaTTTGGGCCATCACTCTCATGTTACCTCTTGAGTTCAGCACTTTTGTCCACTTTTGAACCAAGTGTAATGAGGACAGAAGCCAAGTAATGCAGGAAATCTAAGTGAGCATCAGTGTTTACATCACTGTTTTCTAAATTCTGCTGACAGCAATGTCAATGGCACCTATCGTCACTTTGATGACGACAgggagtagactgatgaggcaaTAATTTGCATggttgatttgtcctgctttgtgtaGACAGgctatatagagtcatagtgtgatagagatgtacagcatggaaacagacccttcggtccaacctgtccatgccgaccagacatcccaacctaatctagtcccacctgccagcacccggctcatatctctccaaacccttcctatgcatatactcatccaagtgccttttaaatattgcaattgtaccagcctccaccacttcctcggcagctcattccatacatcctctgtgtgaaaaagttgccccataggtcccttttatatgtttcctctctcaccctaaacctatgtcctctagttctggactccctcaccccagggaaaaaactttgtctatttattttatccatgcccctcataattttgtaaacctctactgGGTAATGTTGCACATTCTTGGGTAGATAGCACCGTTGCgggtgtactggaacagtttgaaaAGGGTTGCAGCTGGCACTCAGCACAGACTTTCAGTACATGTAAGATATGTATCTCCTGAGAGAACTTAACAGGGTTAATGCTGAAAGGGTTGTGGCAGAGACTAAGTGTCATGATTTAGAAAGAAGTCTGCCTTTCACAATAGAAATGTTTTCTCTCAAAGAGTTCTTTGTCTGTGAATTCCCTTTCCTGCGAGAACAGTAGAAGCAgagccattgaatatttttaatgcagagtTTGATAAACGTTTTTTACTAACAATGGAATCAGAGGCTATGAGGCATTAGCAGTAATGTATACTTTTTATCAGATCAGACGttatctgattgaatggtggagcatgttcAAGGAGCTGAATAGCATGTTCCTGCTCATGTATtctcatgcactttggtaggggtgggatgggggcgaggggggaggggggaggaggaggtagTATTGAAGTGTTTACAGCCATTGCAGTATCCAAACCCTTCAGCCACTTCTTGACaacatgtggagtgaatcaaattggtttaAGACGAGACaatgtaatgctggggacctctggaCGGGACTAAGATCCTCACAGTACTTATGGCTGAAGATGGTAGCAAATGCATCTTGGCCTTTTTAGCACTAATCCTCTGTCATTCAGCacggggatatttgtggagtcttctcctGTTGGTTATTTATGGTTTACCCCTATTCAccactggatgtgacaggactgcagagcttagaactGATCTTCTGGCTATGGTAATGCTTAgccctatcacttgctgcttctgctgtctGGCACACAAGAAGTCCTCTTTTGtagattcaccaggttgacacttcatttttaggaatgcctgatgctgctcctgacaCACCTTGCTGCACTGTCCATTGAATCAGGGGTGatcctggtttgatggtaatggcagagtAAGGATATAGGATGTACAGATTGTGGTTGCCCCCCAGTGCCTTCTAGATGTATATTTTTTCGTTATTAGATCATTCAAAATCTATCCTGTTCAGCATACTGTTAGTGCCAAATTGCACAATGCAAGATTGACTTAAGGTAAGGTGAGATTCTGCCTCCATAAGAACTGATTGAAAACCATCCTTAGCCAAAGCCCAGGAGATGGTGGTGCAGCTTTAAGAAATCATTAAGAATGCTCAAACACTCTGCACCTCCAAGATAATGACACCTCACCTTCTCATTTTCAGGAATGAACCATCAATAAAACTCAGCCtggaaatcagagggaaatgcttccaataaacacactcagtatccaacacacagctccagtcacacagttcagcacaaagcaccgagtaaacagctctctcagctggatcttctcacacagcataagggacatttccacccctgattacccacaggatagtcagactgcctgaagattggtgtggatattatgggatacaatttgtataaaagctgctccttcactcaccatctccacacttggttttcagtccctataggaagtgaaccagctctggaagaggaagaggagacaatgggcagagtgggtggactctctgattgacgtctctcacagtcaatccaaatatttctattaaaaatcacacaatgccaggttatagtccaacaggtttaattggaagcactagctttcagagcgtcgctccttcatccggtgatagacaccggatgaaggagcgtcgctccgaaagctagtgcttccaattaaacctgttggactataacctggtgttgtgtgatttttaactttgtacaccccagtccaacactggcatctccaaatcacaaatatTTCTGGAGCAACATGAGTTTCCTGAAACTTGGGAAACTGACCGGGGAAATGGAGGTGACTTTGAGCAGCAGATCAGGTGGGGATTTAAACTTATCGTTGCCCCATCTGAATAAAACCTCACATATTGCAGCTGCTGTCTCAGTTCCCCTGGTAAATGTTTCACAGAGATTTCTGGTGTGGGAATAGACTTTCAAACCGACAACATCAGTGTGGGATGTCCAATGTGTGTGTTTTACAGCAGTTCAGAAGAGGAAAATCTACAGCATCCAAGGCAGTGATGATGCACAGTGGTGGGATCATGACATGCACAGTATAGATGGGCACAGGGAGGAGTGACATTTGAGACCAAAGGAGATTTTGGCACCTGGAGTGACTCTGTGTTCTGGGCATACCTGTATTTGGAGAGTTAACTTAGATGAGGGACTTTGACTGAAGGACTGACTGTTCGTTCTCTCTGCAGCAGACATCTCTGCGATCCTCTTGACCTTGTCTGATGACACTCTTTGCATGATATTTCACTTcgcccctcacccctcacccaacAAATGTCCCCTTTCACAATTTATAGGTGACTTTACATTGAAGATCTTTGAGAGGAACGGTGGGTTAGGACCATTGCTCGCAAGACTTGATGGCTCAAGATTTGCTGTTTTAGGAAAGGGATGAAAGTAGCAGATTCAAAGGAGAGAGGAACAACATCTGAAGAGAGAGATTCAGGAACAGTTTTGGCTTACATGGATGTCTCATACCTGCATCAGGATCAAGACTCACCTGCCTCAGTCACCCTGACTTGCCTGTCCTCCTGATCTCAATGTCATCAGATGGTGCATTTCAGAGCAGGCCAAGGGCAAATAAGGGAAGCTTTCCAGACACAGCCCTTCTTACAGTTGGAGAGTGCATTGCAGCTCAGTCTCATTGAGAAAAGCCAGGACTGTCAGAGGGGAGATGGTTGTTCTGGAGTGTGGCTGTTCTTGAGCCTATGGGATTTAGGATGTTTGTTTTATTTCGGTTGACCTGAGGATCCTCTGCCAGTATCAAAGTGGTAGGTTGTTGCTCAATCCTGCAGTCTAACCACTTTTCTCCATCAGTTTCCCTTCTCCTGACTTCAAGGACGTTACCAGTTTTCACAACTTTAAAAACCTAGCCATAAAGACAACACTttgtagaattctttgaggaagtaatgagcaggttagatcaaGGAGGGCCAATGTCAAggagcctttgacaaggtactgcatttGAGATAAGGGCCAGTTGCCAGTAAggatagaagcctggctgtctggcaggaagcaaagATTGGGTTAAAAGactccttctcaggatggcagccagtgacgagtGGTGTTtggcaaggctcagtgttgggactataACATTTcgctttatacattaacaatctaaaGGGAGGAACTGAGATgagagcattctggctaagtttgcaggtgatacaaagatagatagagggacaagtagcattgaggaggttgcagaaggatttggacaggttaggagagtgggcaaagaagtgtcagatggagtacaacatgggaaagtgtgaggtcatgcactttggtaggaagaatacaggcaggaactattttctaaatggggagaaatttcagaagtctgaagtgcaaagagacttgggagttctagtccaggattctctcaaagtaatCCTGCAGGTTGAGTCAAGAGTGAGGcagacaaatgcaatgatggcacttactttgagaggacttgaatataaaagcagggatgtgctTCAGAGTCTATGTACGGCTCTAGTCAGACACATTtcaagtactgtgcacagttctgagccccatacctcaggaaggatgtactggccctggatcGTATTCAGAGGAGgctcatgagaatggtcccaggaatgtaaacctgaacatatgaggaacgtttgagtattctgggtctatacccgatggagtttagaaggatgaggggagatctaattgaaacatacagaatactgaatggcctgaacagagtagatgttgggaagagaGACCGGGACccgaaggcacagccttagagtaaatggaaaaccttttagaatggagataaggagaaacctctccagccagagagtggggaacctatggaattcattgccataggaggctgtggagaccaggtcattgagtatatttaagactaagatagatcggttcttgagtatcaagaagatcaagggttacagggagaaggagggagaatGGGgtcgagaaacttatcagccatgattgaatggca
This region includes:
- the LOC132832776 gene encoding zinc finger protein 91-like isoform X2 produces the protein MNEKPVEYEEHDQVCTQTSTVMNHQHIQGDEKLFRCELCEKAFSKSWNLHRHRRTHTGEKPFTCEVCDQSFAQLSTLRTHRRIHTGERPFNCNVCNKSFSHSSTLREHQRIHTGEKPFKCDVCNKSFLDSSSLRVHQRVHTGEKPFACEVCDKSFVQLSTLCAHQRIHTGEKPVKCEVCDKSFSQLGSLLVHQKIHTGEKPFKCEVCGKAFVRSSSLLIHQMIHTGEKPFQCGACEMSFIQSSDLLRHQRIHTGEKPFKCDLCDRAFRQLSTLVDHRRIHTGEKQFPCEVCDKSFSTSSYLLRHQRIHTGEKPFKCELCNKCFAQSSGLSYHRHVHTGEKPFTCEMCNQSFPSSSTLRRHQRIHTGEKPFSCGMCNKSFSRSSHLSTHQRIHTGEKPFICEVCDKSFSQLGILQTHQRIHTGKKPFTCMECDKSFSVSSHLRVHQRIHTGERPFTCKECDKSFSQLSHLSMHQRTHTGEKPFKCEVCDKLFSLSSSLRTHQRIHTKEKPFKCEMCAKSFSEAGNLRMHKRIHTGEKPFKCEVCDKAFSQSSRLLRHQRIHTGEKPFVCEECDKSFSDLAGLRVHRRIHTSEKPFTCEVCEKSFSQSSHLRKHERIHTGEKPSKCEVCDKSFSDLAALHVHRRIHTGEKPFTCEVCDKSFSQSSSLNVHQRIHTGEKPFKCDMCDKSFRVSSKLLRHLRIHTGD
- the LOC132832776 gene encoding zinc finger protein 271-like isoform X1, whose amino-acid sequence is MEGKPFNFEVSNPAFTQTLTLVNHRWNYIGKKPFKCELCNKCFAQSSGLSYHRHVHTGEKPFTCEMCNQSFPSSSTLRRHQRIHTGEKPFSCGMCNKSFSRSSHLSTHQRIHTGEKPFICEVCDKSFSQLGILQTHQRIHTGKKPFTCMECDKSFSVSSHLRVHQRIHTGERPFTCKECDKSFSQLSHLSMHQRTHTGEKPFKCEVCDKLFSLSSSLRTHQRIHTKEKPFKCEMCAKSFSEAGNLRMHKRIHTGEKPFKCEVCDKAFSQSSRLLRHQRIHTGEKPFVCEECDKSFSDLAGLRVHRRIHTSEKPFTCEVCEKSFSQSSHLRKHERIHTGEKPSKCEVCDKSFSDLAALHVHRRIHTGEKPFTCEVCDKSFSQSSSLNVHQRIHTGEKPFKCDMCDKSFRVSSKLLRHLRIHTGD